In one Bacillus thuringiensis genomic region, the following are encoded:
- the cysE gene encoding serine O-acetyltransferase — translation MFKRLREDIEVVFEQDPAARGYFEVILTYSGLHAVWAHRIAHAFYKRNFFFLARFVSQVSRFFTGIEIHPGATIGRRFFIDHGMGVVIGETCEIGDNVTIYQGVTLGGTGKEKGKRHPTIQDNVLIATGAKVLGSITVGENSKIGAGSVVLKEVPAHSTVVGIPGRVVIQNGVKIGQELNHSDLPDPIFDKLKAMEVEIDKLKKQLELKVERKDKNDYSHL, via the coding sequence ATGTTTAAGAGGCTTCGGGAAGATATTGAAGTCGTTTTTGAACAGGATCCAGCGGCAAGAGGTTATTTCGAAGTCATTTTAACTTACTCTGGATTACATGCAGTTTGGGCCCACCGAATTGCACATGCTTTTTATAAAAGAAATTTTTTCTTTCTTGCACGTTTTGTTTCACAAGTGAGCCGCTTTTTTACTGGCATTGAGATCCATCCAGGAGCAACTATTGGTCGACGCTTTTTCATAGATCATGGAATGGGAGTTGTAATTGGAGAAACTTGTGAAATTGGTGATAATGTAACGATTTATCAAGGGGTTACATTAGGTGGTACAGGAAAAGAAAAAGGGAAGAGGCACCCAACAATTCAGGATAATGTATTAATTGCGACGGGTGCTAAAGTTCTTGGGTCTATTACTGTGGGGGAGAATTCTAAAATCGGAGCAGGGTCTGTCGTATTAAAAGAAGTTCCTGCACATTCTACAGTTGTAGGTATACCTGGCCGTGTCGTTATTCAAAATGGAGTAAAGATTGGTCAAGAATTAAATCACTCTGACCTTCCAGATCCGATTTTTGATAAATTAAAGGCTATGGAAGTAGAAATTGATAAATTGAAGAAACAATTGGAATTAAAGGTAGAAAGGAAGGATAAAAATGACTATTCACATTTATAA
- the gltX gene encoding glutamate--tRNA ligase yields the protein MEKQVRVRYAPSPTGHLHIGNARTALFNYLFARHLDGKFIIRIEDTDVKRNVAGGEESQLKYLKWLGMDWDEGVDVGGEFGPYRQTERLDIYKKLYEDLLERGLAYKCYMTEEELEAEREGQIARGETPRYAGNHRELTEEQVKEFEAEGRIPSIRFRVPADRDYTFKDIVKDEVAFHSNDFGDFVIVKKDGIPTYNFAVAVDDHLMEITHVLRGDDHISNTPKQMMIYEAFGWDIPQFGHMTLIVNESRKKLSKRDESIIQFIEQYKELGYLPEAIFNFIALLGWSPVGEEEIFSKDEFIKMFDAARLSKSPALFDSQKLKWMNNQYMKKQDLDTVVELSLPHLVKAGRVGETLSEQDQAWIRDVIALYHEQMSFGAEIVELSEMFFKDHVDYEEEGQEVLNGEQVPEVLRAFAGQIEALEAMEPAAIKAAIKAVQKETGHKGKNLFMPIRVATTGQTHGPELPNAIALLGKEKVLNRLQKVIG from the coding sequence ATGGAAAAGCAAGTGAGAGTGCGCTACGCGCCAAGTCCAACAGGACACTTACATATCGGAAATGCGCGTACGGCATTATTTAATTATTTATTTGCTCGTCATTTAGATGGCAAATTTATTATTCGTATTGAAGATACTGATGTAAAACGTAACGTGGCTGGTGGAGAAGAAAGCCAATTAAAATACTTGAAATGGCTCGGTATGGACTGGGATGAAGGTGTTGATGTTGGTGGTGAATTTGGACCATATCGCCAAACAGAGCGTTTAGATATTTATAAAAAATTATATGAAGATTTATTAGAGCGTGGTCTAGCTTATAAATGTTACATGACAGAAGAAGAGCTAGAAGCAGAGCGTGAAGGACAAATCGCTCGTGGTGAAACACCTCGTTACGCAGGTAACCACCGTGAATTAACTGAAGAACAAGTGAAAGAATTTGAAGCTGAGGGACGTATTCCAAGTATTCGTTTCCGTGTACCAGCTGATCGTGACTACACATTCAAAGATATTGTAAAAGATGAAGTTGCGTTCCATTCAAATGATTTCGGTGATTTTGTTATTGTGAAAAAAGATGGAATTCCAACTTATAACTTTGCAGTAGCAGTAGATGATCATCTAATGGAAATTACACATGTACTTCGTGGTGATGATCATATTTCAAATACACCGAAACAAATGATGATTTATGAAGCTTTCGGCTGGGATATTCCACAATTCGGTCATATGACTCTAATTGTTAATGAAAGTCGTAAAAAGTTAAGTAAGCGTGATGAATCTATTATTCAATTTATTGAGCAATATAAAGAGCTTGGGTATCTTCCAGAAGCAATCTTTAACTTTATTGCACTACTAGGTTGGTCTCCGGTAGGAGAAGAAGAAATCTTCTCTAAAGATGAGTTTATCAAAATGTTCGATGCAGCTCGTTTATCAAAATCACCTGCATTATTTGATTCTCAAAAACTAAAATGGATGAACAACCAGTATATGAAAAAGCAAGATTTAGATACGGTTGTAGAGTTAAGCTTACCGCATTTAGTGAAAGCTGGACGTGTGGGAGAAACTTTAAGCGAACAAGACCAAGCTTGGATTCGTGATGTAATTGCTTTATACCATGAACAAATGAGTTTTGGAGCTGAAATTGTAGAGCTTTCTGAAATGTTCTTTAAAGATCATGTTGATTATGAAGAAGAAGGACAAGAAGTATTAAATGGTGAACAAGTACCTGAAGTACTTCGTGCATTTGCTGGTCAAATAGAAGCTCTAGAAGCAATGGAGCCAGCAGCAATTAAGGCAGCGATTAAAGCAGTTCAAAAGGAAACAGGACATAAAGGTAAAAATTTATTTATGCCAATCCGTGTTGCAACTACAGGACAAACGCATGGTCCAGAGCTTCCGAATGCTATTGCACTTCTTGGAAAAGAAAAAGTTTTAAATCGTCTTCAAAAAGTAATTGGTTAA
- a CDS encoding NYN domain-containing protein gives MNDILIVDGYNIIGAWGDLKKLRDVDLQSSRDALIDKMADYQGYTGTKVMIVFDAYTVHGIEKKMKQSRVEVIFTRKNQTADEKIEQLAIELRNINTQIYVATSDYTEQWVIFGQGALRKSARELELEVQAMEQQVRRRTKDTKEQQPAMRKIFSKDITEKLEKLRRGER, from the coding sequence ATGAACGATATTTTAATCGTTGACGGTTACAACATTATCGGAGCTTGGGGAGATTTGAAGAAACTGCGGGATGTAGATTTACAATCATCAAGAGATGCGCTTATTGATAAGATGGCGGATTATCAAGGGTATACAGGCACAAAAGTGATGATAGTCTTTGATGCCTATACAGTCCATGGTATTGAAAAAAAGATGAAACAATCTCGTGTAGAAGTCATATTCACACGAAAGAATCAAACTGCAGACGAAAAGATAGAGCAACTTGCAATAGAGCTTAGAAATATAAATACACAAATATATGTTGCGACTTCTGATTATACAGAACAATGGGTTATATTTGGGCAAGGTGCCCTTCGAAAATCTGCGCGTGAATTAGAGTTGGAAGTACAAGCGATGGAACAACAAGTAAGAAGGCGTACAAAAGACACGAAAGAACAGCAGCCCGCCATGCGAAAGATATTTAGTAAAGATATTACAGAAAAATTAGAAAAATTAAGAAGAGGAGAGCGTTGA
- the ispD gene encoding 2-C-methyl-D-erythritol 4-phosphate cytidylyltransferase — MYTLIIPAAGQGKRMGAGKNKLFLLIDEVPIIVHTLRAFEKDKACKSIIMAINEEERPYFEELMQKYQIEKHVQFIQGGAERQDSVYNALQYASGVEYVLVHDGARPFVTNKVIRDVLTAAEKYGASICAVPVKDTVKKVERGVVVETVERSQLNAVQTPQGFSVSLLLEAHRSAKQSCFLGTDDASLVERVGKQVGVVEGSYYNIKVTTPEDLLIAESFLRVQKK, encoded by the coding sequence ATGTATACATTAATTATTCCGGCAGCGGGCCAAGGGAAACGAATGGGTGCTGGTAAAAATAAGTTATTTTTACTTATAGATGAAGTACCAATTATTGTGCACACATTGCGTGCTTTTGAAAAAGATAAAGCGTGCAAAAGTATTATTATGGCAATTAACGAAGAGGAACGCCCGTATTTTGAAGAGTTAATGCAGAAGTACCAGATTGAAAAGCACGTACAATTTATTCAGGGTGGAGCCGAAAGACAAGATAGCGTATATAACGCACTTCAGTATGCGAGTGGTGTCGAATATGTTCTTGTGCATGACGGGGCGCGCCCGTTCGTAACGAATAAAGTGATTCGCGATGTATTAACTGCAGCAGAAAAATATGGAGCTTCCATTTGTGCAGTGCCAGTAAAAGATACTGTTAAGAAAGTAGAGCGGGGTGTTGTTGTAGAAACGGTAGAGCGATCTCAACTTAACGCTGTACAAACACCACAAGGATTCTCTGTTTCTCTTTTGCTAGAAGCTCATAGAAGCGCAAAGCAAAGTTGTTTTCTTGGCACAGATGATGCAAGTCTCGTAGAACGTGTTGGGAAGCAAGTAGGTGTAGTAGAGGGGAGTTACTATAATATTAAAGTGACGACTCCGGAAGATCTATTAATTGCTGAAAGTTTCCTACGTGTTCAGAAGAAATAA
- the ispF gene encoding 2-C-methyl-D-erythritol 2,4-cyclodiphosphate synthase — protein MFRIGQGFDVHEFAEGRPLIIGGITIPHEKGLIGHSDADVLLHTIADACLGAIAAGDIGKHFPDTDPAFKDADSAVLLQKVWEFVREQGYELGNLDCTIIAQKPKMAPHIESMRKRISELLETSINNINVKATTTEKLGFTGREEGIASQAVVLLQKK, from the coding sequence ATGTTTCGAATTGGACAAGGTTTTGATGTACATGAATTTGCGGAAGGGCGCCCGTTGATTATCGGTGGAATTACAATTCCACACGAGAAAGGATTAATCGGTCATTCAGATGCAGATGTATTGTTACATACGATTGCTGATGCATGTTTAGGTGCGATTGCAGCAGGAGATATCGGAAAGCATTTTCCTGATACAGACCCAGCTTTTAAAGATGCAGATTCAGCTGTATTGTTACAAAAAGTTTGGGAATTTGTACGTGAACAAGGTTATGAGTTAGGAAATTTAGATTGTACAATTATTGCTCAAAAACCAAAAATGGCACCACATATTGAGAGCATGCGTAAGCGCATTAGTGAACTGTTAGAAACGTCTATCAATAACATTAATGTAAAGGCAACAACAACAGAAAAATTAGGATTTACAGGTAGAGAAGAAGGGATTGCTTCTCAAGCGGTTGTTTTATTACAGAAAAAATAA
- a CDS encoding Mini-ribonuclease 3 has protein sequence MIDAKQLNSLALAYMGDAVYEQYIRYHLLQKGKVRPNQLHRLGTSFVSAKAQAKVVYHLLETAFLTEEEEAVLRRGRNANSGTVPKNTDVQTYRHSTAFEALIGYHHLLNNRERLDEIVYKAIAVLEEKEGGTSS, from the coding sequence ATGATTGATGCAAAGCAATTAAACAGCTTGGCGTTAGCGTATATGGGTGATGCGGTATATGAACAATATATCCGCTATCACCTCCTTCAAAAAGGAAAAGTTCGCCCTAATCAATTACATCGCTTAGGGACGAGCTTTGTTTCAGCAAAAGCACAGGCGAAAGTTGTTTATCATTTATTAGAGACGGCATTTTTGACAGAGGAAGAAGAGGCGGTATTAAGAAGAGGGCGTAATGCAAATTCAGGTACAGTTCCGAAAAATACGGATGTACAAACATATCGACATAGTACAGCCTTTGAAGCACTAATTGGTTATCATCATTTATTAAATAATCGTGAAAGATTAGATGAAATTGTATATAAGGCAATTGCAGTTTTAGAAGAAAAGGAAGGGGGCACATCATCATGA
- the cysS gene encoding cysteine--tRNA ligase — protein MTIHIYNTLTRQKEEFIPLEENKVKMYVCGPTVYNYIHIGNARPPMVFDTVRRYLEYKGYDVQYVSNFTDVDDKLIKAANELGEDVPTIADRFVEAYFEDVTALGCKHATVHPRVTENMDIIIEFIQELVNKGYAYESEGDVYFKTKEFEGYGKLSHQPIADLRHGARIEVGEKKQDPLDFALWKAAKEGEIFWESPWGQGRPGWHIECSAMARKYLGDTIDIHAGGQDLAFPHHENEIAQSEALTGKTFARYWMHNGYININNEKMSKSLGNFILVHDIIKQYDPQLIRFFMLSVHYRHPINFSEELLQSTNNGLERIKTAYGNLKHRMESSTDLTDHNEKWLAEIEKFQTAFEEAMNDDFNTANAITELYNVANHANQYLLEEHTSKVVIEAYVKQLETLFDILGLELSKEELLDEEIEELIQKRIEARKNRDFALSDQIRDDLKERNIILEDTAQGTRWKRG, from the coding sequence ATGACTATTCACATTTATAATACGTTAACACGTCAAAAAGAAGAGTTTATTCCATTAGAAGAAAATAAGGTAAAGATGTATGTATGCGGACCTACAGTTTATAACTACATTCATATTGGGAATGCAAGACCTCCTATGGTATTCGATACAGTGCGTCGTTATTTAGAATACAAAGGATACGATGTGCAATATGTATCTAACTTTACGGATGTAGATGATAAATTAATTAAAGCGGCAAATGAATTAGGTGAAGATGTACCGACAATTGCTGATCGTTTTGTTGAAGCGTACTTTGAAGATGTAACAGCACTAGGTTGCAAACACGCAACAGTTCATCCTCGTGTAACAGAAAATATGGATATCATTATTGAATTTATTCAAGAACTTGTGAATAAAGGGTATGCATATGAATCAGAGGGTGATGTGTACTTTAAGACGAAGGAATTCGAAGGTTACGGTAAATTATCACATCAACCAATCGCAGATTTACGTCACGGTGCTCGTATTGAGGTAGGGGAAAAGAAACAAGACCCTCTTGATTTTGCTTTATGGAAAGCTGCGAAAGAAGGAGAAATCTTCTGGGAAAGCCCTTGGGGGCAAGGACGTCCAGGATGGCATATTGAATGCTCAGCAATGGCGCGTAAGTACTTAGGGGATACAATTGACATTCATGCTGGTGGTCAAGACTTGGCGTTCCCACATCATGAAAATGAAATTGCGCAGTCAGAGGCATTGACTGGAAAAACGTTTGCACGTTACTGGATGCATAATGGATATATTAATATTAACAATGAGAAGATGTCTAAATCGCTTGGTAACTTTATTTTAGTTCACGATATTATTAAGCAATACGACCCGCAGTTAATTAGATTCTTTATGTTATCAGTACACTATCGTCACCCGATTAACTTTAGTGAAGAGTTATTACAAAGTACGAATAATGGACTGGAAAGAATTAAAACAGCTTATGGAAACTTAAAGCATCGTATGGAGAGTAGTACGGATTTAACGGACCATAATGAGAAATGGTTAGCTGAAATAGAGAAATTCCAGACTGCATTTGAAGAGGCAATGAATGATGACTTTAACACTGCAAATGCAATTACCGAATTATACAACGTAGCAAATCATGCAAATCAATATTTACTTGAAGAGCATACATCTAAAGTTGTAATTGAAGCATACGTAAAACAACTGGAAACGTTATTTGATATTTTAGGATTAGAATTATCAAAAGAAGAATTACTGGATGAAGAAATTGAAGAGCTTATCCAAAAGCGCATTGAAGCTCGTAAAAATCGCGATTTCGCATTGTCTGATCAAATTCGTGACGATTTAAAAGAACGTAATATTATTTTAGAAGATACCGCTCAAGGTACAAGATGGAAAAGAGGATAA
- the rlmB gene encoding 23S rRNA (guanosine(2251)-2'-O)-methyltransferase RlmB, whose protein sequence is MTSEYIIGRNPVIEALRSGRDINKIWIAEGAAKGQVQIVLALAKENKIILQHAPKKKLDQLVEGNHQGVIAQVAAYQYAELEDLFKVAEKRNEDPFFLILDEIEDPHNLGSIMRTADATGAHGIIIPKRRAVGLTASVAKASTGAIEYIPVARVTNLSRTIDELKERGLWIAGTDAKGKTDYRNLDGTMPIGLVIGSEGKGMSRIIGEKCDFLITLPMVGKVTSLNASVAASLLMYEVYRKRHEIGK, encoded by the coding sequence ATGACTAGTGAATATATTATCGGACGTAACCCTGTAATTGAAGCGTTAAGATCAGGGAGAGATATTAATAAAATTTGGATCGCAGAAGGTGCTGCCAAAGGACAAGTACAAATTGTACTAGCGTTAGCGAAAGAAAATAAGATTATTTTACAACATGCACCAAAGAAAAAGTTAGATCAATTAGTTGAGGGTAATCATCAAGGTGTAATTGCTCAAGTAGCTGCATATCAGTATGCAGAGTTAGAAGATTTATTCAAAGTGGCAGAAAAACGTAATGAAGATCCATTCTTCTTAATTTTAGATGAGATTGAAGATCCGCATAACCTAGGTTCTATTATGCGTACTGCTGATGCAACTGGAGCTCATGGAATTATTATTCCGAAGAGAAGAGCTGTGGGACTTACAGCATCAGTTGCGAAAGCATCAACAGGAGCGATTGAATACATTCCTGTTGCGCGCGTAACAAACTTATCTCGTACAATTGATGAATTAAAAGAGCGTGGACTTTGGATTGCTGGTACAGATGCCAAAGGGAAAACGGATTACCGTAATTTAGATGGTACAATGCCGATTGGATTAGTAATTGGTAGTGAAGGAAAAGGTATGAGTCGTATTATTGGTGAAAAATGTGATTTCCTAATCACTCTACCGATGGTGGGGAAAGTTACATCCTTAAATGCTTCAGTAGCCGCAAGTTTGTTAATGTATGAGGTATATCGTAAACGTCACGAAATTGGTAAATAA